A section of the Prochlorococcus marinus XMU1402 genome encodes:
- the crtL gene encoding lycopene beta cyclase, with protein sequence MEILDILILGSGPAALCLASELAKQDLNIKGISTKSPNEKWENTYGIWASELEELGLESLLSHRWCETVSFFGDGENKKGDTPTKHNYDYGLINQEAFQNELLKKCKGIEWLNETAKDIKEKNKLSEVICFSGLKIKARLVIDASGHKSNFVKRPVQNEIAQQAAYGIVGKFTSPPVNKEQFVLMDFRPNHLNNEEKLSSPSFLYAMDLGNETFFVEETSLASYPALSQENLKKRLYKRLNSKGVEVSEIFHEENCLFPMNLPLPFKKQFVLGFGGSASMVHPASGYMVGSLLRRAPLLAQKLAIFLKEPNLSSLELATKGWEILWPYELTQRHKLYQYGLRRLMSFDESRLRSFFSNFFRLSTNEWVGFLTNTLPLPKLIYVMSKMFINSPLKVKLGMLKLN encoded by the coding sequence ATGGAAATACTTGATATTTTAATTTTAGGTTCAGGTCCTGCAGCATTATGTTTAGCTTCAGAATTAGCCAAGCAGGATCTTAATATTAAGGGAATATCAACAAAATCTCCAAATGAAAAATGGGAGAATACCTATGGTATCTGGGCATCTGAATTAGAAGAATTAGGATTAGAGTCTTTGTTATCTCATCGGTGGTGTGAAACAGTTAGTTTTTTTGGGGATGGGGAAAATAAAAAAGGGGATACTCCGACAAAACACAACTATGATTATGGTTTAATAAATCAAGAAGCCTTTCAAAATGAGCTTTTAAAAAAATGTAAAGGGATTGAATGGTTGAATGAAACAGCAAAAGACATTAAAGAAAAAAATAAACTATCTGAGGTAATTTGTTTTTCAGGCCTCAAAATAAAGGCGAGATTAGTTATTGACGCAAGTGGTCATAAAAGTAACTTTGTAAAAAGACCAGTTCAAAATGAAATTGCTCAACAAGCTGCTTACGGAATTGTAGGTAAATTTACATCACCACCTGTTAATAAAGAACAATTTGTTCTAATGGATTTTCGTCCAAATCATTTAAACAATGAAGAAAAGTTATCATCCCCTTCCTTTCTTTATGCAATGGACCTTGGCAACGAGACTTTTTTTGTTGAAGAAACTTCATTGGCTAGTTATCCAGCATTATCTCAAGAAAATCTTAAAAAAAGACTTTATAAAAGACTTAATAGTAAAGGTGTCGAGGTAAGTGAAATTTTTCATGAAGAGAATTGCCTTTTCCCTATGAATTTACCCCTCCCATTTAAAAAACAATTTGTTCTTGGTTTTGGAGGATCTGCAAGTATGGTTCATCCTGCGTCAGGATACATGGTTGGATCTTTATTAAGAAGGGCTCCACTCCTTGCACAAAAATTAGCAATCTTTTTAAAAGAACCTAATCTAAGCTCTCTGGAACTCGCAACAAAAGGCTGGGAAATCCTATGGCCTTATGAGTTAACACAAAGGCATAAACTTTACCAATACGGCCTAAGAAGATTGATGAGTTTTGACGAAAGTAGATTAAGAAGCTTTTTCTCAAATTTCTTTAGATTATCAACCAATGAATGGGTAGGTTTTCTTACTAATACACTTCCACTTCCAAAACTAATTTACGTAATGAGTAAGATGTTTATAAATTCCCCTCTAAAAGTAAAATTAGGAATGCTCAAGTTAAATTAG
- a CDS encoding glycoside hydrolase family 57 protein codes for MNGRYPQKNVLGQLAIVLHAHLPYVRKNEKNSLEEDWLFQAILECYIPLLQSIESSKNENPENTKLTISLSPTLLSLLNNKKIQETFPSWIKTRNDFLNELPLEEKNASAFLFKNLNDKFSYWQNCSGNLIEKFRVLNNSGNLDILTCAATHGYLPILRENPETVIGQINTAIRNHENIFKTKPLGIWLPECAYYEGLDELLFNSGIRYTILDGHGILNSAPRPRYGVYAPICSKKGVAFFGRDSESTLPVWSAKDGFPGDKVYREFHKDLGWELPVLKLQKKGISTKRPLGLKFHKITDENISLGEKEFYLENEAKNKAAEHADAYLLARSKQLEKLTLSSSFKPLLVAPFDAELFGHWWYEGPFFIENILKNSSKYSIKLTNLKEFLMQKPNLQICDPSPSSWGQGGYHNYWINDANAWIVPEITKAGSTFVDLCLGNFNNDLSQRLFNQAARELLLSQSSDWSFILRAGTTTELAKERIERHLFRFWKLVEMIRNHSNINLKFLEDIEEEDKVFQKINIDDWRK; via the coding sequence ATGAATGGGCGTTACCCCCAAAAAAATGTTCTAGGTCAGTTAGCGATAGTTTTACATGCTCATTTACCTTATGTCAGGAAAAATGAAAAAAACTCTTTAGAAGAGGATTGGTTATTTCAGGCGATTCTCGAATGTTATATACCACTACTTCAATCAATAGAATCTTCCAAAAATGAAAACCCTGAAAATACAAAACTTACTATTAGTTTGTCTCCAACATTATTATCACTTCTAAATAATAAAAAAATTCAAGAGACTTTCCCAAGCTGGATTAAAACAAGGAACGATTTCCTAAACGAACTGCCACTAGAAGAAAAAAATGCATCTGCTTTTTTATTCAAAAACCTTAATGATAAATTCTCATACTGGCAAAATTGTTCTGGAAATTTAATTGAGAAGTTCAGGGTTTTAAATAACTCTGGAAATTTGGATATTCTTACTTGTGCTGCTACTCATGGATATCTTCCAATTTTAAGGGAGAACCCTGAAACTGTAATAGGACAAATCAATACAGCCATTAGGAACCATGAAAATATTTTTAAAACAAAGCCCTTAGGTATTTGGTTACCTGAATGCGCATATTATGAGGGTTTAGATGAACTGCTATTTAATTCTGGAATTAGATATACAATCTTAGACGGACACGGGATTTTAAACTCCGCACCAAGGCCTAGGTATGGTGTATATGCTCCAATATGTTCGAAAAAAGGAGTGGCATTTTTCGGGAGAGATAGTGAGTCAACCTTGCCCGTTTGGTCTGCTAAGGATGGGTTCCCTGGCGACAAAGTATATAGGGAATTTCATAAAGATTTGGGGTGGGAATTACCTGTCTTAAAGCTCCAAAAGAAGGGCATTTCAACAAAAAGACCTTTGGGTTTAAAGTTTCATAAGATTACAGATGAAAACATTTCTTTAGGGGAAAAAGAGTTTTACCTTGAAAATGAAGCCAAAAATAAGGCGGCAGAACATGCTGATGCCTATCTTCTAGCGAGATCCAAACAATTAGAGAAATTGACTTTATCCTCCTCCTTTAAGCCTTTATTGGTAGCTCCATTTGATGCAGAGTTATTTGGTCATTGGTGGTATGAGGGACCTTTTTTTATTGAAAATATACTAAAGAACTCTAGTAAATATTCAATTAAGCTTACAAATTTAAAAGAATTCTTAATGCAAAAACCGAATCTTCAGATTTGTGATCCATCGCCATCAAGCTGGGGGCAAGGTGGTTACCATAATTACTGGATTAATGATGCAAATGCATGGATCGTTCCAGAAATCACAAAGGCAGGCTCAACATTTGTAGATTTGTGCCTGGGAAATTTTAATAATGATTTATCTCAAAGACTCTTCAATCAAGCTGCGAGAGAACTACTTCTTTCTCAGTCTTCAGATTGGAGTTTTATTCTAAGAGCTGGAACCACAACTGAGCTCGCAAAAGAGAGAATAGAAAGGCACTTATTCAGGTTCTGGAAATTGGTTGAAATGATTAGAAATCATTCCAATATTAATTTAAAATTTCTTGAAGATATTGAGGAAGAGGATAAAGTTTTCCAAAAAATTAATATTGATGATTGGCGAAAATAA
- a CDS encoding 2-isopropylmalate synthase has translation MSKDPGRILIFDTTLRDGEQSPGASLNLEEKLAIAHQLARLGVDVIEAGFPFASPGDFKAVNKIANSVGKENGPIICGLARASKGDIKACYEAVSPAPKKRIHTFIATSDIHLKHKLKKSRKDVLQIVPEMVNYAKSLVDDIEFSCEDASRSDPDFLYEVIQLAISAGATTINIPDTVGFTTPSEFGKLIADINKNVPNIQEAVISVHGHNDLGLAVANFLEAVKNGARQLECTINGIGERAGNASLEELVMALHVRKSFFNSFFKRNPDSPTPLTAIRTEEITKTSRLVSNLTGMTVQPNKAIVGANAFAHESGIHQDGVLKNRLTYEIIDAKTVGLSDNKISLGKLSGRSAVRARLEEMGYDLSREDLNDAFARFKELADRKREITDRDLEAIVSEQVQLPEAKFQLSLVQVSCGNASKPTATISLLNTEDNTEDTAVSIGTGPVDAVCEALNKLAKVPNELIEFSVKSVTEGIDALGEVTIRIRKDNKIYSGHSADTDVVVAAANAYVNALNRLVFSEKKNSIHPQFDNLENSEKAFLSNPAN, from the coding sequence ATGTCAAAAGATCCTGGAAGAATTTTGATATTTGATACAACTCTTCGAGATGGAGAGCAATCTCCTGGTGCCAGTTTAAATCTCGAAGAAAAACTTGCTATTGCCCATCAATTAGCAAGATTAGGAGTAGATGTTATTGAAGCTGGATTCCCTTTTGCAAGTCCAGGAGATTTTAAAGCTGTTAATAAAATTGCTAATTCAGTCGGGAAAGAAAATGGCCCTATAATATGCGGTTTAGCTAGAGCGTCTAAAGGAGATATAAAAGCATGTTACGAAGCAGTAAGTCCAGCCCCAAAAAAAAGAATACATACTTTTATTGCAACAAGTGATATTCATCTTAAACATAAACTTAAAAAATCCAGAAAAGATGTCCTTCAAATAGTTCCAGAAATGGTTAATTATGCAAAATCATTAGTAGATGATATTGAGTTTTCTTGTGAAGATGCCTCAAGGAGTGATCCTGACTTTTTATACGAAGTTATTCAACTAGCAATTTCCGCAGGAGCAACAACAATAAATATCCCTGACACTGTTGGATTTACAACTCCTAGTGAATTTGGCAAATTGATTGCAGATATAAATAAAAATGTTCCGAATATTCAAGAGGCAGTAATCTCGGTTCACGGTCATAATGATTTAGGTTTAGCAGTTGCCAATTTTCTAGAGGCAGTAAAAAATGGGGCGAGACAATTAGAGTGTACGATAAATGGAATTGGAGAAAGAGCAGGGAATGCTTCTCTAGAAGAATTGGTAATGGCATTGCATGTTAGGAAAAGTTTTTTTAATAGTTTTTTCAAAAGAAATCCAGATTCACCAACACCTCTTACAGCTATAAGAACAGAAGAAATCACAAAAACCTCTAGGCTTGTTTCCAACCTAACTGGAATGACGGTTCAACCTAATAAAGCAATTGTTGGAGCCAATGCTTTTGCGCATGAGTCAGGCATTCATCAGGATGGAGTCTTAAAAAACAGACTAACTTACGAAATTATCGACGCAAAAACTGTTGGCTTGAGTGACAACAAAATATCTTTGGGAAAACTTAGTGGAAGAAGTGCTGTAAGAGCAAGATTAGAAGAGATGGGATATGACTTGAGCCGGGAAGATTTAAATGATGCTTTTGCTCGTTTTAAGGAATTAGCTGATAGGAAAAGAGAAATTACAGATAGAGACTTAGAAGCAATTGTTAGTGAACAAGTGCAGCTTCCTGAAGCTAAATTTCAATTAAGTCTTGTACAAGTAAGTTGCGGTAACGCATCTAAACCTACAGCCACTATTTCACTTTTAAACACTGAAGATAATACTGAGGATACTGCTGTATCAATAGGCACTGGACCCGTTGATGCAGTATGCGAAGCCTTAAATAAATTAGCTAAAGTTCCTAATGAATTAATTGAATTTTCTGTAAAGTCTGTAACAGAAGGAATTGATGCTTTGGGCGAAGTAACAATAAGAATAAGAAAGGATAACAAGATATATTCTGGTCATTCCGCAGATACGGACGTTGTTGTTGCAGCAGCAAATGCATATGTTAATGCTTTAAATAGACTTGTATTTTCTGAGAAAAAAAATTCAATTCACCCACAATTTGACAATTTAGAAAATTCTGAAAAAGCATTTCTATCTAATCCTGCAAACTAA
- a CDS encoding HDIG domain-containing metalloprotein: MQNITTTLKKLFYLWRRSQVPLKQPIKISRIDNLIIFLICILISIISSFKILLISPLNITDIYSWFLTFIEILISSGILILVSKKENPTISSRQIILIITFLLAVQATKLAFASSISPLSIVIPPALIISQGMGSITALAWVSIASLSWPDPAVSIDSNLFFILLVCASVVSLLGGRIRSRAQLLQLSIFVPIGSFLSQWLLIGNDSKTFFDNQEFVLAKGDIFSDSLLLAIVMLFTILFIPIFESIFGLLTKARLLELADKEKPLIRRLSLEAPGTFEHTLLICGLAEEATRMIGGDIDLIKTGALYHDIGKLHAPNWFIENQDGSKNPHDEIDDPVKSAEVLQAHVDEGLKYARKNRLPKPIANFIPEHQGTLKMGYFFHKAKEKNTLINENDFRYNGPIPQSKETAILMLADGCEAALRAMNINASDKEALETISKIIYSRQKDGQLDSSNLSKGEIFLIKRAFLNVWKRIRHRRIQYPTSKNNTFS, encoded by the coding sequence GTGCAAAACATCACAACTACTTTAAAAAAATTGTTTTATCTTTGGAGGAGAAGTCAAGTTCCATTAAAACAACCAATAAAAATTTCAAGAATAGATAATCTCATAATTTTTTTAATTTGCATTTTAATTTCAATAATTTCCTCTTTTAAAATACTTCTTATTTCACCATTAAATATCACAGATATTTATTCTTGGTTTTTGACCTTTATTGAAATACTTATTAGTTCTGGAATTTTGATATTAGTGTCAAAAAAAGAGAATCCCACAATTTCTTCAAGACAGATCATCTTGATCATTACTTTTCTTTTAGCAGTACAAGCCACGAAATTAGCCTTTGCTTCATCCATAAGTCCGTTATCTATAGTAATTCCACCAGCGTTAATAATATCTCAAGGGATGGGAAGCATAACAGCTTTAGCTTGGGTATCAATAGCAAGCCTTAGTTGGCCAGACCCAGCAGTTTCTATTGATAGTAATTTATTTTTTATTTTATTAGTTTGCGCGTCAGTAGTATCTCTACTTGGAGGAAGAATTAGAAGTAGAGCTCAGTTACTTCAACTATCAATTTTTGTCCCTATAGGATCATTCTTGAGTCAGTGGTTATTGATAGGTAATGATAGTAAAACTTTTTTTGATAATCAAGAATTTGTTTTAGCTAAAGGGGATATATTTTCTGATTCCTTGCTATTGGCAATAGTAATGCTTTTTACTATTTTATTTATTCCTATTTTTGAATCTATATTTGGATTATTAACTAAAGCAAGATTACTTGAATTGGCTGATAAGGAGAAACCTCTAATTAGAAGATTGTCTCTTGAAGCTCCTGGTACTTTTGAACATACATTACTTATATGTGGTTTAGCAGAGGAAGCAACAAGAATGATTGGTGGTGATATTGATCTAATTAAAACTGGGGCTTTATATCATGATATTGGTAAATTACATGCCCCTAATTGGTTTATTGAAAATCAGGATGGTTCAAAAAATCCACATGATGAAATAGATGATCCTGTTAAAAGTGCAGAGGTACTACAGGCTCACGTTGATGAAGGATTGAAGTATGCAAGAAAAAATAGATTACCTAAACCCATAGCAAACTTTATCCCAGAACATCAAGGCACATTGAAAATGGGGTATTTTTTTCACAAGGCTAAAGAAAAAAATACTTTAATTAATGAAAATGATTTCAGATATAATGGCCCTATTCCTCAGTCAAAAGAAACAGCTATCTTGATGCTTGCTGATGGCTGTGAAGCTGCATTAAGAGCTATGAATATTAATGCATCTGATAAAGAAGCTTTGGAAACAATATCAAAAATTATCTATTCTCGTCAAAAAGATGGGCAACTAGATAGTAGCAATTTATCGAAAGGCGAAATTTTTTTAATAAAAAGGGCATTCTTGAATGTATGGAAAAGAATTAGGCATAGAAGAATTCAGTATCCAACTAGCAAAAATAATACTTTTTCTTAA
- the folD gene encoding bifunctional methylenetetrahydrofolate dehydrogenase/methenyltetrahydrofolate cyclohydrolase FolD, which translates to MSLKLDGKKLSLEIEERLNHYISSNKKIAKRAPGLAVIRIGEDPASGVYVNNKEKACSRIGIKSFIFHLKDNVGQKKVEQLIIKLNSDKDIDGILLQLPIPNKFDEQKLISYINPSKDVDGLNEVNIGKLVKNEPAMRSCTPAGIINLLRSQNITIEGKKIVVIGRSLLVGKPLSLMLLNLNGTVTMTHSKTLNLNKVCREADILIAAAGKPNLVDSNFVKEGAVIIDVGIHRLKSSDKNQTRLCGDVLLEDVISKVFAYTPVPGGVGPMTVTMLLVNTIFSWQKQFGLSSNLNDLLP; encoded by the coding sequence ATGTCATTAAAATTAGACGGCAAAAAATTATCTCTTGAAATTGAAGAAAGATTAAATCACTATATCTCAAGTAATAAAAAAATTGCAAAAAGAGCTCCCGGTTTAGCTGTAATAAGAATAGGTGAAGACCCTGCAAGTGGTGTTTACGTTAATAACAAAGAAAAAGCATGTTCAAGGATTGGAATAAAGAGCTTTATCTTTCATCTAAAAGATAATGTAGGGCAAAAAAAAGTCGAACAATTAATAATCAAACTTAATTCTGATAAGGATATTGATGGAATCTTGCTACAACTTCCTATCCCAAATAAGTTTGATGAGCAAAAACTGATCAGTTATATTAATCCAAGTAAAGATGTGGATGGATTAAATGAGGTAAACATCGGTAAATTAGTGAAAAATGAGCCCGCAATGAGGTCATGTACACCAGCGGGTATTATTAATTTATTAAGATCCCAAAATATTACAATTGAAGGTAAGAAAATTGTTGTTATTGGAAGAAGTTTGCTTGTCGGGAAACCCCTATCGCTTATGTTGTTAAATCTAAATGGCACGGTGACAATGACTCATTCAAAAACATTAAATTTGAATAAAGTCTGTAGAGAGGCCGACATACTAATTGCGGCTGCAGGAAAACCCAATCTTGTAGATTCGAATTTTGTGAAAGAAGGAGCAGTAATTATTGATGTTGGAATCCATAGATTAAAAAGTTCCGATAAAAATCAAACCAGATTATGTGGCGATGTATTATTAGAAGATGTTATTTCTAAAGTATTTGCTTACACACCTGTACCTGGTGGTGTTGGACCAATGACAGTAACAATGTTACTTGTAAATACTATTTTTAGCTGGCAAAAACAATTTGGTTTATCATCAAATCTTAATGACCTTTTGCCATAG
- the crtE gene encoding geranylgeranyl diphosphate synthase CrtE, whose product MTEVINSISDFEKYLKNTKKVVEEALDFSLGPENPEILRESMRYSLLAGGKRIRPILCLASCSLAGGDPSLAVPTAVAIEMIHTMSLIHDDLPAMDNDDLRRGRPTNHKVYGDAIAILAGDALLTRAFEMVSLRSPGVDPSRLLNVIGELSIVAGAPGLVGGQVVDLECEGKEVDLETLEYIHLHKTGALLKACVRTGAMIAGANKKLLQALTTYAEGIGLAFQIIDDILDLTSSSEKLGKTAGKDLLADKTTYPKLLGMEESKKRAFDLVEKAKKAIEPWGADAKYLISLADFITNRDR is encoded by the coding sequence ATGACTGAAGTAATAAATAGTATTTCTGATTTTGAAAAATATCTAAAAAACACAAAAAAGGTTGTCGAAGAAGCTCTTGATTTTTCCTTGGGCCCTGAGAATCCAGAAATATTAAGAGAATCCATGAGATATTCTCTTTTAGCTGGAGGTAAAAGGATACGTCCTATTTTATGTTTAGCATCCTGCTCACTGGCTGGAGGAGATCCCTCTCTTGCTGTTCCTACTGCAGTAGCGATAGAAATGATCCATACAATGTCCTTGATTCATGATGATCTACCTGCTATGGATAATGATGACTTAAGGAGAGGTAGGCCAACGAACCATAAAGTATATGGAGATGCAATAGCTATTCTTGCAGGCGATGCTTTATTGACGAGGGCCTTTGAGATGGTCTCTTTGAGAAGTCCAGGAGTCGATCCAAGTAGATTATTAAATGTAATTGGCGAATTGTCCATAGTAGCAGGTGCACCAGGGCTAGTAGGAGGACAAGTTGTTGATTTAGAGTGCGAAGGCAAAGAAGTCGACCTTGAAACTCTCGAATATATTCATCTTCATAAGACAGGTGCTTTATTAAAGGCTTGCGTAAGAACAGGCGCGATGATCGCAGGCGCTAACAAAAAACTTTTACAAGCTCTAACAACATATGCAGAAGGAATTGGTTTAGCTTTCCAAATAATAGATGATATTCTTGATTTAACTTCCAGCAGTGAAAAGCTTGGTAAAACTGCCGGCAAAGATCTTTTAGCTGACAAAACTACTTACCCTAAATTACTAGGAATGGAGGAGTCAAAGAAAAGAGCATTTGATTTAGTTGAAAAAGCTAAAAAAGCAATTGAACCTTGGGGGGCTGATGCAAAGTATTTAATATCATTAGCCGACTTTATTACCAATAGAGACAGATAA
- a CDS encoding divergent PAP2 family protein: MSNFFVFFNNSVLFWSLLSCLLAQFFKIAFNFISTGEIRFGIIFETGGMPSSHSALITGAASGIGYELGFDSSIFALSVAIALIVMYDASGVRKSAGIQAAEINKLSKKLDPKSELFLKETLGHTKIEVMVGSFLGPLITLPGMFFLGSPLKIFDLIIN, translated from the coding sequence ATGTCTAATTTCTTTGTCTTTTTCAATAATTCAGTTCTTTTCTGGAGTTTATTATCCTGTTTACTTGCTCAATTTTTTAAAATTGCATTCAATTTTATTTCAACTGGAGAGATCAGATTTGGAATTATATTCGAGACGGGTGGTATGCCTTCAAGTCATTCGGCCTTAATAACTGGCGCTGCATCCGGTATAGGTTATGAATTGGGATTTGATAGCTCAATATTCGCATTATCAGTTGCTATTGCTCTAATAGTTATGTATGACGCTAGTGGTGTTCGAAAATCAGCTGGGATTCAAGCTGCAGAAATCAATAAACTATCAAAAAAATTAGATCCTAAATCTGAATTATTTTTAAAAGAAACCCTGGGCCATACAAAAATTGAGGTCATGGTGGGGAGTTTTTTAGGACCGTTAATTACTTTGCCTGGAATGTTTTTTTTAGGTTCTCCTTTAAAAATATTTGATTTGATAATAAATTAA
- a CDS encoding cobyrinate a,c-diamide synthase yields the protein MSCVISSPSSDSGKTTLSLLISCWAFSKGIKIQTFKVGPDYLDQQQLSSIGQPICRNLDIFLSGEEWVQESFFKHSLKYEFSLIEGAMGLFDGLGATTYSSTANISKLLNAPVIFIVNARGQITSLLATVRGFRDFDNELSIVGIIFNNVNSDRHKKLIEEVFKNEDIEILGFLPSDSKITLNKANLGLISPLDNNKEIDVEYFANFAEKNLDVFSLIKLLRSPQKKIFNSLSFGDFKIDKSKPIAIVEDKIFHFQYPETKEFLSEIGIPLISWSIYDDEEIPNEASSLIIPGGFPEKYADHISNSTKSLNSLRKFRKNGFIYAECGGMMILGDFVKDENGNNHKMSGILPFRSKKSKLTVGYRYIKGLKDTPIIKQNQLIRGHEFHYWEIENNLSELDSRKTEHQKKLSSPWKIKSWENEYKNEGYFDEKLHASWIHLHLPSSPEVAKNFIDATQISFSNDS from the coding sequence ATGTCTTGTGTAATATCTTCGCCTTCAAGTGATAGTGGGAAAACTACATTATCGCTTTTGATATCTTGTTGGGCTTTCTCAAAAGGTATTAAGATACAAACTTTCAAGGTTGGCCCAGATTATCTCGATCAACAACAACTTAGTTCAATTGGCCAACCTATTTGTAGGAATTTAGATATTTTTTTAAGTGGTGAGGAATGGGTTCAAGAAAGTTTTTTTAAACATTCTTTGAAATATGAATTCTCATTAATTGAAGGAGCAATGGGTCTATTTGATGGATTAGGAGCAACAACCTATTCAAGCACAGCAAATATCTCTAAACTTCTCAATGCCCCAGTAATTTTTATTGTCAATGCTAGAGGTCAAATAACTTCTCTTTTGGCGACTGTTCGAGGTTTTAGAGATTTCGATAATGAGTTGTCAATAGTAGGAATTATATTTAACAACGTTAATTCAGATAGACATAAAAAATTGATTGAAGAAGTTTTTAAAAATGAGGATATCGAAATTCTTGGTTTTTTACCATCTGATTCAAAAATAACTTTAAACAAAGCAAATTTAGGATTGATATCTCCATTGGATAATAATAAAGAAATTGATGTTGAATATTTTGCAAATTTCGCCGAAAAAAATCTTGATGTATTTTCTCTTATTAAATTATTGAGATCTCCTCAAAAGAAAATATTTAATTCTCTCAGTTTTGGAGACTTTAAAATAGACAAAAGTAAACCTATTGCAATTGTAGAAGATAAAATCTTTCATTTTCAATATCCTGAAACTAAAGAGTTTTTGAGTGAAATAGGCATACCATTGATTTCATGGAGTATTTATGATGATGAAGAAATACCAAATGAGGCTTCTTCTTTAATTATTCCTGGGGGTTTTCCTGAAAAATATGCTGATCATATAAGTAACTCTACAAAAAGCTTAAATTCCTTAAGGAAATTCCGCAAAAACGGATTTATATATGCAGAGTGTGGCGGGATGATGATTTTAGGAGACTTTGTAAAAGATGAAAATGGTAATAATCATAAGATGAGTGGTATCCTGCCTTTTAGATCAAAAAAAAGTAAACTTACAGTGGGTTATAGATACATTAAGGGTTTAAAAGATACTCCGATCATTAAACAAAATCAATTAATTAGAGGACATGAATTTCATTATTGGGAAATTGAAAATAATTTATCTGAACTTGATTCAAGAAAAACTGAGCATCAGAAGAAACTATCTTCTCCATGGAAAATTAAATCTTGGGAAAATGAATACAAAAATGAAGGATATTTTGATGAAAAATTACATGCAAGTTGGATTCACTTACATTTGCCAAGTTCTCCAGAAGTCGCAAAAAACTTTATAGATGCTACTCAAATTAGTTTTTCAAATGATTCTTAA